A section of the Chryseobacterium ginsenosidimutans genome encodes:
- a CDS encoding recombinase family protein translates to MIIADLYIRVSTDEQAEKGYSQRDQDERLRRYCANNNISINKVIYEDHSAKSFERPEWKKYLIEIRKRNHKSSLVLFTKWDRFSRNTGDAYQMISLLHKNHIIPQAIEQPLDMSVPENKLMLAIYLSTPEVENDRRALNTFHGMRRAKKEGRLMGIAPYGYINRAHEDGKKYIAIKEPEASNIRWAFNELAKGHIPADHVRLQMNKRDGILMGRSAFAKAMRNPVYCGKIYIEDYKQEEAYYIEGKHEALVSERLFYQVQKVMDKRRKVEGPGGRMLVMNVFRYVVF, encoded by the coding sequence ATGATTATAGCAGATCTATACATAAGAGTTTCCACCGATGAACAGGCCGAAAAAGGCTATTCCCAAAGAGATCAGGATGAGAGATTGCGCAGATATTGCGCAAATAATAATATTTCAATCAATAAGGTCATTTACGAAGACCACTCAGCCAAAAGCTTTGAACGTCCGGAATGGAAGAAGTACCTGATTGAAATAAGAAAAAGAAATCACAAAAGCAGTCTTGTCCTATTTACAAAATGGGATCGGTTCAGCCGTAATACGGGCGACGCCTATCAGATGATCAGCCTTCTCCACAAAAATCATATTATCCCTCAAGCCATTGAACAGCCTTTGGATATGTCTGTTCCTGAAAATAAGCTGATGTTGGCCATTTATCTTTCTACTCCGGAAGTTGAAAATGACAGAAGAGCACTGAATACGTTTCACGGTATGCGGAGAGCAAAAAAAGAAGGTAGGCTAATGGGTATTGCCCCTTATGGCTATATCAACAGAGCCCACGAAGATGGTAAAAAGTATATCGCGATCAAAGAACCTGAGGCTTCAAACATTAGATGGGCTTTTAATGAGTTGGCTAAAGGCCATATTCCTGCTGACCATGTAAGACTTCAGATGAACAAGAGAGATGGAATATTGATGGGGAGAAGTGCATTTGCCAAAGCCATGAGAAATCCTGTTTACTGCGGTAAAATCTATATTGAAGACTATAAACAGGAAGAGGCTTACTATATTGAAGGGAAACACGAGGCATTGGTCAGTGAAAGGTTGTTTTATCAGGTCCAAAAGGTCATGGACAAAAGAAGGAAAGTTGAGGGTCCCGGAGGGAGGATGCTGGTAATGAACGTTTTCCGCTACGTGGTCTTTTAA
- a CDS encoding PDDEXK nuclease domain-containing protein yields the protein MHPLSSNLYSSVKHLIENAKSKIVRNINMTMIMTYFQIGEMIVEDEQSGRDRAEYSKETLKNLSKQLIEEFGRGYSVDNLQWMRKFYLMFQKRISQEMNGTSGKYETLSRISVEDPNYETLSRNSVFTLSWSHYIQLMKIDDENERNFYEIEATENNWSVRELTRQFNSALYERLALSKDKDDIKQLAQKGQIVEKPTDLLKSHYVLEFLDLKQDHRYSESDLETEIINKLEHFMLELGKGFLFEGRQRRFTFEGDSFFVDLVFYNRLLKCFVLFDLKIGKLTHQDIGQMQMYVNYYDRKVKLTEENPTIGIILCKEENKTVIEFTLPENNNTIFAKEYKAILPSKEELKKQIG from the coding sequence ATGCATCCATTGTCGTCCAATCTTTACAGCTCTGTTAAGCATTTAATTGAAAATGCAAAAAGTAAAATCGTCCGAAATATTAATATGACGATGATAATGACCTATTTTCAAATAGGTGAAATGATTGTTGAGGATGAACAAAGTGGGAGAGATAGAGCTGAATATTCAAAGGAGACGCTTAAAAATCTTAGTAAACAGCTGATAGAAGAATTCGGAAGAGGATACTCGGTTGACAATCTTCAGTGGATGAGGAAATTTTATCTGATGTTCCAAAAGAGAATTTCTCAGGAAATGAACGGTACTTCCGGAAAATACGAAACACTGTCTCGTATTTCTGTGGAAGATCCAAATTATGAAACACTGTCTCGTAATTCTGTATTTACATTGTCCTGGTCTCATTACATTCAGCTGATGAAAATTGACGATGAGAATGAGAGAAATTTTTACGAAATAGAGGCGACTGAAAACAATTGGAGTGTCAGAGAACTTACCCGGCAATTTAATTCTGCATTATACGAAAGATTGGCTCTGAGCAAGGATAAAGACGATATAAAACAATTGGCACAAAAAGGTCAAATTGTCGAGAAGCCCACAGACCTGCTCAAAAGTCATTATGTTTTGGAATTCCTTGATCTAAAACAAGATCACCGCTACTCGGAGAGTGATCTGGAAACAGAGATTATCAACAAGCTGGAGCATTTTATGTTGGAATTAGGCAAGGGTTTCCTGTTTGAGGGGAGGCAACGCAGGTTCACTTTCGAAGGTGACAGTTTTTTTGTCGACCTTGTTTTTTATAACCGCCTGCTTAAATGCTTTGTACTGTTCGATCTGAAGATCGGTAAATTGACCCATCAGGATATTGGGCAAATGCAAATGTATGTCAACTACTATGACAGAAAAGTGAAGCTGACAGAAGAAAACCCGACAATCGGTATCATTCTCTGTAAGGAAGAAAACAAAACGGTAATAGAATTTACACTTCCGGAAAACAACAATACCATCTTTGCCAAAGAATATAAGGCCATTCTTCCAAGTAAGGAAGAACTGAAAAAACAGATTGGGTAA